Below is a window of Macadamia integrifolia cultivar HAES 741 chromosome 8, SCU_Mint_v3, whole genome shotgun sequence DNA.
TTGCAAATAAACAATGTTTCCTTCCACTTGTCTAGATCTGAAAGCAGGTGACTGCTTGCTTGCCTACTCATAATATTTAGGGTGTGGTTTGTTCAGCGACTGAGGGTACTCTGGTGGCACTATGCCCCTGGTGTTTTGGACTCCATTCGAATTTCAAGGTCGGCATAGTACTCCAGCAGTCGGTTGGTACGTTTTCTAATTCTAGATACGCAATTAACTgattcttttgggtttttttttgtttttttttatgggttggtggggggttttttttttggggggggggggcgggggtgGGGAAGTGGGGTGGGGTTTCTAGTTCAGTTTTGTTtgtaaaggggaaaaaagtacCAGTTTCCACATTCTGCGATGACCCTGACCTTGGGTCGGAGAGTAGGAAGCAAGGCAAGGTACTGCAATTCTGATTTGGACAAAACCTGTGTAGACAATAGAAAAGCTTTTCAGAACAACAATTGGAATAGTCGAATCTAGCTGCTTCACATGCTATGATGCACAGACGTAGAGAGAGATGATTTATTAGTGTACCTTGGCTTCAATGAGCCAAAGAACGAGGCCTTTGGCATTTGGGGGCAGCAAAGAGAGCCTGTAATCGACCTCCGGTGGGAAATACCACCTCGCAATTGGTTGCTTTCCCAAGTGAGCCTGCTCCATCCATCCATGTTCATTCAATATTTCACCAAGACAGAGAATAAGAAGAGTGAATGGAAATAGAAGACAGAAACTGACAAGGGAAAGGATTTTCTCACAGGGCAGACAGGGTGAATCTTAGTAAGGGTGGTCTCGGGATCGCCGAGGCCACGGGCGGAGAGTTCCAGGAAATAGTAGCCTTGGTACCTCAGCCTGGTGAGGTAGCGTCCCTCGTAGCCTCCCTCGTGTGGTGTGTAAATGGCCAACGCCTTGTGCTCCTCCACATCTGCCAACCAACGCCCCAGGTCC
It encodes the following:
- the LOC122086088 gene encoding NAD(P)H-quinone oxidoreductase subunit N, chloroplastic-like yields the protein MAAGVVSTFCGTLLPDSSSGKLQRSWWLCWARNNNNNVAVSVGRSMSREGRVGLRMRVRCSGGGIGDFIGGDLVKLDLGRWLADVEEHKALAIYTPHEGGYEGRYLTRLRYQGYYFLELSARGLGDPETTLTKIHPVCPAHLGKQPIARWYFPPEVDYRLSLLPPNAKGLVLWLIEAKVLSKSELQYLALLPTLRPKVRVIAECGNWRKFMWKPLKEIAGLTAHEATTQA